In Panicum virgatum strain AP13 chromosome 4N, P.virgatum_v5, whole genome shotgun sequence, a single window of DNA contains:
- the LOC120671094 gene encoding uncharacterized protein At2g34160-like — protein MEEVTEGVNNLAVTEPHKKNRIQVSNTKKPLFFYVNLAKRYMQQHEEVELSALGMAIATVVTVAEILKNNGLAVEKKIMTSTVDVKDDSRSRPIQKAKIEIVLGKTEKFDELMAAAEEEREAAKAEEQS, from the exons ATGGAGGAGGTGACGGAGGGAGTGAACAACCTGGCGGTTACGGAGCCGCACAAGAAGAACCGGATCCAGGTCTCCAACACCAAGAAGCCGCTATTCTTCTACGTCAACCTCGCCAAG AGGTACATGCAGCAGCACGAGGAGGTGGAGCTCTCGGCCCTTGGCATGG CCATTGCCACAGTTGTGACTGTTGCTGAAATTCTGAAAAATAATGGGCTTGCTGTTGAAAAGA AGATCATGACGTCAACAGTTGATGTCAAGGATGATTCAAGGAGTCGCCCTATTCAGAAGGCCAAG ATCGAAATAGTGCTGGGCAAGACAGAGAAATTTGATGAGCTGATGGCAGCTGctgaggaggagagggaagctGCCAAGGCTGAGGAGCAGAGCTAA